Genomic segment of Andrena cerasifolii isolate SP2316 chromosome 7, iyAndCera1_principal, whole genome shotgun sequence:
aaaagatCTTGCTGCAAATACGAAATATAAGTATTATTGTAAATTCTAATGAATATCTATCAGGATGGCGATTAGTAATTTCAGAACCTTTTAGAAAAGTGGATATGCATCCAATATCAGAACAAATTGATGATTGCATTGAATCTCTGCAACTTTTATATTCATGTCCTGTTATGCATATGTTGTGTTTCAAGGACATCATAAAGTAGTCTTTTCAGTATCAACAGCCGCATTTAGCTGCTGctcttttatcatttttaagtGATGACAATAAGAAATATGTCTTGGAGGTAACTatattacatttacattatAATTTGTTGAAATATGTCATTTTTATTGCTATGACCAATTCTTCTGCAGAAAATTAAAGATACTcacaatattgcaaaaattttataagatatggataatttatcattaaatagaaCACTTGGTGTGGTTTATGTAAATATGTGCAGTACCCGtcttctttactttaattatacATGACTTTTATTGATGACATTTTCAATAGTATAAACTGATTTATTGTCATCTTTCCAATGTAATAAGATCATACGAAATACACTGTTAAACCCGAACGTTCAATGAAATGTGCGTACACTGTTATTTTCGTAGGTTACGTACGTACATATTTTACAGAAATGTTTCACAAATATCTATAatgcatttcgtattttttggatttaattattttgatttaaatttcggatttaaaatttattataaattgaacATACATGTTACATAACTTTCTTGTATGTACTAAATTTTCATTGCATTAATTGATTACACCATTCCATGGATCATTGTAATTCTCGATTAACAAAGACTTATTTCTAAGCAATCTTACAGAAATACTATCTGAAGTTGCACTAGCTGCTAATATTATACAACGATGTACTATTAAGAAATCAGGATTACTAGGACTTCTGCCAGTAATTAAGTCTATTTCATCTTCAACCTGGACCTACATATTGAAAATGCAATGCAATGCAATCCTTCCGTTTTAGCGTATAACTTTATTATAAAAGTATTCTCACCATAACACCCTTCTTGAAACACTTTTCCCCATTGACACGAATGTTGCTATTATAAAATGCTTTGTCTATCTTGCTGTAAAATAACAAAACTTTGAATTAATATCAAATCACGaatagttaaattttttttatacaatttttgaagactgaaatatttatttctgaagataaaaatttaattagaattttttttaattatgtaaatTGCATGAAGGAgcttataattttgtattccaaGTTTCTCTGAATGCATTGATCCGACTTGACTCTCATTGTCAGCATTTTATTGTGGTCAATAGATTAATTACTTGCTGAAATAGTATTTCAATAAACAATAACATACGCGCGTGATATTCCAAATCCTACTTTGGCAATAGCATCTAATCGAAGTGAAGCTACATTAGTAtcaattattttcgaattttttgtctGTAAATAATCATCGACTTGTATCGATTCCTTTCCATCTTCATCCTCATCTCcctgaaaaatgtaaatataacaaatgtttaaacacaattagttttcttttttgtataGAACACTaagatttgataaaattatcTTGATTACGTGCACTGAAGCGTGTTTTCTGCTCTTATATCTTTTGTGTATCACACAGTTAAGGTTTCGTTGGGAGAAAATATTTCCACATAAACTGTACTGTTGGGAATTATGTTTGGGTAAGTTCTGTAATGTATGAAATATTAGCCTGTTTTCATATATCGCCCTTCGTACGATACTACAGAGCGCTTTAGGTAACATTATGCAAAATCTTACACCTATAACATTatttgtatatacatatgtgtccACATTAAGCAATGTCAAATATCATATGGATACTtagaacatatatatatatatatatatgctctaaCTATGCATAGTGAGAATAGTTACCAAATACTGATACTGACTAATAACTAGTGGTGGAAAACTATCGATAGTTTATTTTCACTATTGATAATTATCGGTATCGAAAATCGTAGGTTACAGCGAATTCGGACGGTCGCACTGGTGCGCACTGAGTGCGAATTTTACCTAATTGGAAGCGAAAGAGTTTGCACTCAGTGCGCACTAGTGCAGCTTGCCGAACGTGCTATTAGTAATCCGTACAGTTCTGACCTTCTGACTAGAGACACTATCTCTACTTCTGACCGCTTTGTTAAAGAACTGCTCCTAAAGCTGAATCAGTGGTGGGTAAAGACacgattcttttattttatacacgacACGTGTCTTAAATGTCGTAAATGTGTCATAAATGTCGTAGGTATATCTGGAATTAAAataactagtgatcctctagggagtgatcggaacaacgtgtatcgtcgctgattggttgccgcgattttggaacaaaagcggaagtagacagagaaagaagctgtaaaaaaaacagagacagaaatactgacagaaagagagagagagagagagaaagagaaatactgatagaaagagatagatatgtttatttccggttttgttcCAAGATCGCTGCGGTTATGCCAATTACTCTCTAggacggtattctcagtcgctacttattcttaaggccgccgtctcatttttgttatggtccgaatcgatcgaagcgtcccttgtaaacagacgggccctaatgaaactactgcggtcaataaaaagaagttgtacagaggtgacatctccaggtactctgtgtagacgaattttttttcgcatagttgccgcattttcttttctctctgtctctgccgcgctgttgccacatatctttctatcgagaagtcttgaaggaatacggcacgagagctgcgtctagcgtcagagcctcgctgagcataaaggaggatagcaataatgaaagatagagaggttgggtagtgaagttaggaaacatgtcaatgaaacaatactaatttgcgaatcaatattttttatttatacgtagaaggatgtaatattttgtataatcaatgtgcaattgaggactcggatgcaataaggggactactta
This window contains:
- the LOC143371176 gene encoding mitochondrial transcription rescue factor 1 — protein: MTHLRHLRHVSSVRSRDSVSSQKNLPKHNSQQYSLCGNIFSQRNLNCVIHKRYKSRKHASVHGDEDEDGKESIQVDDYLQTKNSKIIDTNVASLRLDAIAKVGFGISRAKIDKAFYNSNIRVNGEKCFKKGVMVQVEDEIDLITGRSPSNPDFLIVHRCIILAASATSDSISVRLLRNKSLLIENYNDPWNGVIN